The proteins below come from a single Oscillospiraceae bacterium genomic window:
- the secA gene encoding preprotein translocase subunit SecA → MSFFEKLFGSFSDKELKRINPIKDKVLALEPEMAKLTDEQLQAKTAEFKERLAKGETLDDILPEAFAVCREADWRVLGMKPYPVQIIGGIVLHRACIAEMQTGEGKTLVATMPTYLNALTGEGVHVITVNDYLARRDSEWMGKVYRFLGLTVGLVVHGVESDDRKKAYEADVTYGTNNEFGFDYLRDNMVVYKANMVQRGHAFAIVDEVDSILIDEARTPLIISGKGEDSSVMYKRADDFAKTLKKSVIVELDDKVEAEEQVDGDYVVDEKRKTATLTESGVKKAEAFFHVDNLADADNMSLRHYVDGAIKARGVMHRDIDYIVKDGEVIIVDEFTGRLMYGRRFNEGLHQAIEAKEGVTVAAESKTLATVTFQNYFRMYKKLAGMTGTASTEADEFSEIYGLNIVSIPTNKPRARQDLPDSVYKTVNGKYNAVIDQVAECHAKGQPVLVGTVSVEKSEALSKLLKKRGIEHNVLNAKQHEREAEIVAQAGKQGAVTIATNMAGRGTDIMLGGNVTYMAKAALKKELSKALTADLAQLKDEYEHAKARAKANGTELPTPPEVGIDAKLEMLMTECDGHAETEDAEILHARKRFEELCEEFAPEVKREAEVVRAAGGLFIIGTERHESRRIDNQLRGRAGRQGDPGASRFFLSLEDDLMRIFGGDRVQNLMDSLGLDEDVPIENKLITNTIESAQKKLEASNFAIRKQVLQYDDVMNQQREIIYKQRQMVLDGEDISGKLHEMMRQSIDDACANYLNGETADDWDFAGLRRHFMNWLCLPTDFNYTTEQLGELTREGIADELYKRGMDILTAKEKRYGEKTMRELERICLLRNVDSKWMEHIDNMDQLKQGMGLRGYGQHDPVVEYRIEGFAMFDEMIASIREDAVHMLLTIEIRQQNAEPKREQVAKPTGEGAPAQAGAKGAAPVRVTKIGRNDPCPCGSGLKWKKCTCKEYHPDL, encoded by the coding sequence ATGTCTTTTTTTGAAAAACTGTTCGGCTCCTTCTCGGACAAGGAACTCAAGCGCATCAACCCTATCAAGGATAAGGTCCTTGCCCTTGAGCCGGAGATGGCCAAGCTGACCGATGAGCAGCTGCAGGCCAAGACGGCCGAGTTTAAGGAGCGCCTTGCCAAGGGCGAGACCCTTGATGATATCCTGCCGGAGGCGTTTGCAGTCTGCCGCGAGGCGGACTGGCGCGTGCTGGGCATGAAGCCCTACCCCGTGCAGATCATCGGCGGCATTGTGCTGCACCGCGCCTGCATTGCCGAGATGCAGACCGGTGAAGGTAAGACGCTGGTGGCAACCATGCCCACCTACCTCAACGCCCTGACCGGCGAGGGTGTGCATGTCATCACCGTAAACGACTATCTGGCCCGCCGCGACTCTGAGTGGATGGGAAAGGTCTACCGTTTTCTGGGGCTTACTGTCGGTCTGGTCGTCCATGGCGTGGAATCGGATGACCGCAAAAAGGCCTATGAGGCCGATGTCACCTACGGCACGAACAACGAGTTCGGCTTTGACTACCTGCGCGACAATATGGTCGTCTACAAGGCCAACATGGTCCAGCGCGGCCATGCCTTTGCCATCGTGGACGAGGTGGACTCCATCCTGATCGACGAGGCCCGTACCCCGCTTATCATCAGCGGCAAGGGCGAGGATTCCAGCGTGATGTACAAGCGCGCCGATGACTTTGCCAAGACGCTGAAGAAGAGCGTCATCGTCGAGCTGGACGACAAGGTCGAGGCCGAGGAGCAGGTCGACGGCGATTATGTCGTGGACGAAAAGCGCAAGACTGCCACCCTGACCGAATCCGGCGTCAAGAAGGCCGAGGCATTCTTCCATGTCGATAACCTGGCCGATGCCGACAATATGTCGCTGCGCCACTATGTGGACGGTGCCATCAAGGCGCGCGGCGTCATGCACCGCGACATTGACTATATCGTCAAGGACGGCGAGGTCATCATCGTGGATGAGTTCACCGGCCGCCTGATGTACGGCCGCCGCTTCAATGAGGGCCTGCATCAGGCCATTGAGGCCAAGGAGGGCGTGACCGTTGCCGCCGAGAGCAAGACGCTGGCTACTGTCACCTTCCAGAACTACTTCCGTATGTACAAAAAGCTGGCCGGTATGACCGGTACAGCCTCCACCGAGGCCGATGAATTCAGCGAGATCTACGGCCTGAACATTGTCAGCATCCCCACCAACAAGCCCCGCGCCCGTCAGGACCTGCCCGACAGCGTTTACAAGACCGTCAACGGCAAGTACAACGCCGTCATTGATCAGGTGGCGGAGTGCCACGCGAAGGGCCAGCCCGTGCTGGTCGGCACGGTCAGCGTTGAGAAGAGCGAGGCGCTGTCCAAGCTGCTGAAAAAGCGCGGCATCGAGCATAATGTTCTGAACGCCAAGCAGCATGAGCGCGAGGCGGAGATCGTTGCGCAGGCCGGCAAGCAGGGCGCTGTGACCATCGCCACCAACATGGCAGGCCGCGGCACCGACATCATGCTGGGCGGCAATGTGACCTACATGGCCAAGGCTGCCCTGAAGAAGGAGCTGTCCAAGGCGCTGACCGCCGATCTGGCCCAGCTGAAGGACGAGTACGAGCATGCCAAGGCGCGCGCCAAGGCCAACGGCACTGAGCTGCCCACCCCGCCGGAGGTCGGCATTGACGCGAAGCTGGAGATGCTGATGACCGAGTGCGACGGCCACGCCGAGACCGAGGACGCCGAAATTCTCCACGCCCGCAAGCGCTTTGAGGAGCTGTGCGAGGAGTTTGCCCCCGAGGTCAAGCGCGAGGCCGAGGTGGTCCGCGCTGCGGGCGGCCTGTTCATCATCGGCACCGAGCGCCATGAGAGCCGCCGTATCGACAACCAGCTGCGCGGCCGTGCCGGCCGTCAGGGTGACCCCGGTGCCTCCCGCTTCTTCCTGAGTCTTGAGGATGACCTGATGCGCATCTTCGGCGGCGACCGCGTGCAGAACCTGATGGACTCCCTGGGCCTTGACGAAGATGTACCCATCGAGAACAAGCTCATCACCAACACGATCGAGAGCGCCCAGAAAAAGCTGGAGGCCTCCAACTTTGCAATTCGTAAACAGGTGCTGCAGTATGACGATGTCATGAACCAGCAGCGCGAGATCATCTATAAGCAGCGCCAGATGGTGCTGGACGGCGAGGATATCTCCGGCAAGCTGCATGAGATGATGCGCCAGTCTATTGATGATGCCTGCGCGAACTACCTGAACGGCGAAACGGCCGATGATTGGGACTTTGCCGGTCTGCGCCGCCACTTTATGAACTGGCTGTGCCTGCCCACCGACTTCAACTACACCACCGAGCAGCTGGGTGAGCTGACCCGCGAGGGCATTGCCGATGAGCTGTACAAGCGCGGCATGGATATCCTGACCGCGAAGGAAAAGCGCTACGGTGAAAAGACGATGCGCGAGCTGGAGCGCATCTGCCTGCTGCGCAATGTTGACTCCAAGTGGATGGAGCATATCGACAATATGGACCAGCTCAAGCAGGGCATGGGTCTGCGCGGCTACGGCCAGCATGACCCCGTGGTCGAGTACCGCATCGAGGGCTTTGCCATGTTCGATGAGATGATCGCCTCGATCCGCGAGGATGCCGTCCACATGCTGCTGACGATCGAGATCCGCCAGCAGAATGCCGAGCCCAAGCGCGAGCAGGTGGCCAAGCCCACCGGTGAGGGTGCCCCTGCACAGGCCGGTGCCAAGGGTGCCGCCCCTGTCCGCGTGACGAAGATCGGCCGCAACGACCCCTGCCCTTGCGGCAGCGGTCTGAAGTGGAAAAAGTGCACCTGCAAGGAGTACCACCCCGACCTGTAA
- a CDS encoding DUF3783 domain-containing protein, with amino-acid sequence MKARIIREPRCALLWRIDESYPNYAAIERAAKRYEVKLRRVADGDLGGIVGDLCAGKPAPAAAPLIAVPDRPAIIISGLRHDTGELGAFLDLVQAGGASIPVRSMVTPTSKGWMLANLLLELNTEHETVQGEKA; translated from the coding sequence ATGAAAGCCCGAATCATCCGTGAACCCCGGTGCGCCCTGCTGTGGCGCATTGATGAAAGCTACCCCAACTACGCCGCCATTGAGCGCGCGGCCAAGCGATATGAGGTGAAGCTGCGCCGTGTGGCAGATGGCGACCTCGGCGGCATTGTGGGTGACCTCTGCGCGGGCAAGCCTGCCCCGGCTGCTGCGCCGCTCATTGCTGTGCCGGACCGCCCGGCCATTATTATCAGCGGTCTGCGCCATGATACCGGTGAGCTGGGCGCGTTCCTTGACCTGGTGCAGGCAGGCGGCGCGTCCATTCCGGTGCGCAGCATGGTCACGCCCACCAGCAAAGGCTGGATGCTGGCGAATCTGCTGCTGGAATTGAACACCGAGCACGAAACTGTACAAGGAGAAAAAGCGTGA
- a CDS encoding FAD:protein FMN transferase encodes MKRRLAALALAMLLCLPLTACQKQQKLYSATWFDLFDTVAVVQGYAASQQDWDRQTAVLYDDLAHYNQLFDIYNHYDDVVNLYDVNAQAAAAPVRVGDELYAFLRWCKDTAYPATDGATNIAAGAVLRLWHDARESESPAPPAADAIAEALQHINIENLILDDAAQTVCFADPDMTLDVGAVGKGYAVEQAARAAQARGFTSALLNVGGNLRAIGTKPSGKPWTAGVENPWGDDPAYIQAVELADGDSLVISGDYQRYFEYEGVRYAHLIDLTTGYPARYVSSVAVLAHAETGGLADALSTGLFCLPEQTGRTLADRNGWAVLWMHTDKSTAQSTDWPQ; translated from the coding sequence GTGAAGCGCCGCCTTGCTGCGCTGGCGCTGGCCATGCTGCTCTGCCTGCCGCTGACAGCCTGCCAAAAACAGCAAAAATTGTACAGTGCGACTTGGTTTGACCTGTTTGATACCGTGGCCGTGGTGCAGGGCTACGCCGCCAGTCAACAGGACTGGGACCGGCAGACGGCGGTGCTGTATGACGATCTGGCGCACTATAATCAGCTGTTTGACATCTACAACCATTACGACGATGTTGTGAACCTGTACGATGTGAACGCGCAGGCTGCCGCCGCACCAGTGCGGGTCGGGGATGAACTATACGCATTTTTGCGCTGGTGTAAGGACACCGCCTACCCTGCGACCGATGGCGCGACAAACATCGCTGCGGGTGCGGTGCTGCGCCTGTGGCACGATGCGCGGGAGAGTGAATCCCCCGCCCCGCCCGCTGCGGATGCCATTGCGGAGGCACTGCAGCACATCAACATCGAAAACTTGATTTTGGATGATGCTGCGCAGACTGTCTGCTTTGCCGACCCGGATATGACGCTGGATGTCGGGGCGGTCGGCAAGGGCTACGCCGTGGAGCAGGCTGCCCGGGCCGCGCAGGCGCGCGGCTTTACGAGTGCCCTGCTGAATGTCGGCGGCAATCTGCGGGCCATCGGCACCAAGCCCAGCGGAAAGCCGTGGACGGCGGGTGTTGAGAACCCGTGGGGCGATGACCCTGCGTATATTCAGGCCGTTGAGCTGGCCGATGGGGACAGCTTGGTCATCAGCGGCGATTATCAGCGCTATTTTGAGTATGAGGGCGTGCGCTACGCCCATTTGATCGACTTGACCACGGGCTACCCCGCTCGCTATGTGAGCAGCGTGGCAGTGCTGGCCCACGCCGAAACCGGCGGCTTGGCCGATGCGCTCTCCACAGGGCTTTTCTGCCTGCCGGAGCAGACCGGCCGCACCCTTGCAGACCGGAACGGTTGGGCCGTCCTGTGGATGCACACCGACAAAAGCACGGCCCAAAGCACAGACTGGCCGCAATAA
- a CDS encoding methylglyoxal synthase, which translates to MTIALIAHDAKKELMVQFCMAYRHILEQHRLLATGTTGRLVEENAGLKVTKFLPGGHGGAEQIVARIACEEVDMLLFFRDPISAKPNEPNEMNLLRICDVHNIPVATNIATAEVLIHGLEHGDLDWRTIINPQH; encoded by the coding sequence ATGACGATCGCATTGATAGCCCATGACGCCAAAAAGGAATTGATGGTGCAGTTCTGTATGGCTTACCGCCATATTCTGGAACAGCACCGTCTGCTGGCGACCGGCACCACCGGCCGTCTGGTCGAGGAGAACGCCGGACTGAAGGTCACAAAATTTCTCCCCGGCGGCCATGGCGGCGCCGAGCAGATCGTAGCGCGCATCGCCTGTGAAGAAGTGGACATGCTGCTCTTCTTCCGCGACCCCATCAGCGCCAAGCCCAATGAGCCCAATGAGATGAACCTGCTGCGCATCTGCGATGTCCACAACATTCCTGTTGCCACCAACATCGCCACCGCCGAAGTCCTGATCCACGGTCTGGAGCACGGTGACCTCGACTGGCGCACCATCATCAACCCGCAGCATTGA
- a CDS encoding penicillin-binding transpeptidase domain-containing protein, which translates to MANHNKSHRRARVAVLMVLCSAVFAAFFARLAWMQFVKADYYADKAAEASSASYTVTQHAARGPILDAGGAVLARDATVYDIYLRIPAPPGTDLRKTVQTIEELTGSKDVETQLAAFCSAASAGELAVARNADSALLTALYRAELVQSGAVRLAARGVRSWPDGALLPHALGFTGPLTAEQWPAARQRGLAMDAVIGQSGLEAAYDALLRGQDGRLLINTGFDGTVRRTVQLREARPGAALVLTVDSALQKMLQDALLGQINTLRTTRAAGAGRECRAGAAVVVDVRTGGILAAANVPGFDLNAYRIDYAALSADAAAPLLDRVCQGLYAPGSAFKPAVAAAALTAGIDPAATVSCTGRYGFYSGYQPGCLQYGHSGPVDLRTALEYSCNIFFYDVGRRLGVDAFSAMARQLGLAAPTGVEIAEAHGRLTWTTDENYQAGLTLMAAIGQGNTAVTPLQLAAYAAALANSGQRPALHFADRAVNSATGEVLWQYPVSFTEIPGGEAVFGPIRDGMKRMAQTTRILREAPVLCAAKTGSPQLADTLPDGGHYVNSVLIGYAPADAPQIAAAVVLEYGGGGANAAPILRAVLDAVFGG; encoded by the coding sequence ATGGCCAACCACAATAAATCACACCGCCGCGCCCGCGTTGCGGTGCTGATGGTACTGTGCAGCGCGGTATTTGCCGCCTTTTTTGCACGGCTGGCCTGGATGCAGTTCGTCAAGGCTGACTATTACGCCGACAAGGCCGCCGAGGCCAGCTCGGCCAGCTATACCGTCACCCAGCACGCCGCGCGCGGCCCTATTCTGGACGCCGGCGGTGCCGTGCTGGCCCGCGATGCCACCGTATACGATATCTACCTGCGCATACCGGCCCCGCCCGGCACCGACCTGCGCAAGACCGTACAAACCATAGAGGAACTGACAGGCAGCAAGGATGTGGAAACACAGCTTGCTGCCTTTTGTTCTGCCGCCTCGGCGGGGGAGCTGGCGGTGGCCCGGAACGCGGACAGCGCCCTGCTGACTGCGCTGTACCGGGCCGAGCTTGTCCAGAGCGGTGCCGTGCGGCTTGCAGCCCGGGGCGTGCGCAGCTGGCCGGACGGTGCGCTGCTGCCCCACGCGCTGGGCTTTACCGGCCCCCTGACTGCCGAGCAGTGGCCCGCCGCCAGACAGCGCGGCCTTGCCATGGACGCCGTCATCGGCCAGAGCGGACTGGAGGCCGCCTACGATGCACTGCTGCGCGGGCAGGACGGGCGGCTGCTGATCAACACCGGCTTTGACGGCACGGTGCGCCGCACCGTCCAGCTGCGGGAGGCACGCCCCGGGGCCGCGCTGGTACTGACCGTAGACAGCGCACTGCAAAAAATGCTGCAGGATGCCCTGCTCGGCCAGATCAACACCCTGCGCACGACCCGGGCCGCCGGAGCCGGGCGGGAATGCCGCGCCGGGGCTGCCGTGGTAGTCGATGTGCGCACCGGCGGCATTTTGGCGGCAGCAAATGTGCCGGGGTTCGACCTGAACGCCTACCGCATCGACTACGCCGCGCTTTCCGCCGATGCCGCCGCACCGCTGCTCGACCGGGTCTGTCAGGGTCTGTACGCCCCGGGATCCGCCTTCAAGCCGGCGGTGGCCGCAGCGGCACTGACAGCGGGCATCGACCCGGCTGCCACCGTCAGCTGCACCGGCCGTTACGGCTTTTACAGCGGCTACCAGCCCGGCTGCCTGCAGTACGGCCACAGCGGCCCTGTCGATCTGCGCACCGCTCTGGAATACAGCTGCAACATCTTTTTTTACGATGTCGGGCGGCGACTGGGTGTAGATGCCTTTTCCGCCATGGCCCGGCAGCTGGGGCTGGCCGCCCCCACCGGCGTGGAAATTGCCGAGGCGCACGGCCGCCTGACATGGACGACCGATGAAAACTATCAGGCCGGCCTGACCCTGATGGCCGCCATCGGGCAGGGGAACACCGCCGTGACCCCGCTGCAGCTGGCAGCCTATGCAGCGGCACTGGCCAACAGCGGGCAGCGCCCTGCACTGCATTTTGCCGACCGGGCCGTCAATTCCGCCACCGGCGAGGTTCTTTGGCAGTATCCGGTCTCCTTCACCGAGATACCGGGCGGCGAAGCGGTGTTCGGCCCGATCCGCGATGGCATGAAGCGCATGGCGCAGACCACCCGCATTCTGCGGGAGGCTCCTGTCCTGTGCGCCGCCAAAACCGGCAGTCCCCAGCTGGCAGACACGCTCCCCGACGGCGGGCACTATGTCAACTCAGTGCTGATCGGCTACGCCCCCGCCGACGCCCCGCAGATCGCGGCGGCCGTTGTGCTGGAATACGGGGGCGGCGGTGCAAATGCCGCCCCGATCCTGCGGGCCGTGCTGGATGCGGTGTTCGGCGGATGA
- a CDS encoding Cof-type HAD-IIB family hydrolase, which yields MQYKLLLLDIDGTLRPGSCERVPKENAEAVCAVQKAGVKVAIATGRGRIGVGKGLLRSIRPDYWVCAGGAQLVDYKGCDLALHRLTSEEMYALVDFFEDHELPLRFTYHDANYAYLGYEEFARREREKNLALNIVDGEDQDQHLQETPFGAFGFLSQEMADRFQEKYGYLGLRFLFSYPGGDGCDILQQGIDKGTGLRELARLAGLDPAECVAVGDGDNDVAMLQAAGLGIAMGNGSAAAKAAADRIGPDAEPHGIAELCRTLWPEAF from the coding sequence ATGCAATACAAGCTTCTTTTACTCGATATAGACGGCACGCTGCGCCCCGGCAGCTGTGAGCGCGTGCCGAAGGAAAACGCCGAGGCGGTCTGCGCCGTGCAGAAGGCGGGTGTCAAGGTAGCGATCGCCACCGGGCGCGGGCGCATCGGCGTGGGCAAGGGGCTGCTGCGCAGCATCCGCCCCGATTACTGGGTCTGCGCCGGCGGTGCGCAGCTGGTGGACTACAAGGGCTGCGATCTGGCCCTGCACCGGCTGACAAGCGAGGAAATGTACGCGCTGGTGGATTTTTTTGAGGATCATGAGCTGCCCCTGCGCTTTACCTACCACGATGCGAACTACGCCTACCTCGGCTATGAGGAATTCGCCCGCCGTGAGCGGGAGAAGAACCTTGCGCTCAACATCGTGGACGGTGAGGATCAGGACCAGCATCTGCAGGAGACGCCGTTCGGCGCGTTCGGCTTTCTTTCGCAGGAGATGGCCGACCGGTTTCAGGAAAAATACGGCTATCTGGGGCTGAGGTTTCTGTTCTCCTACCCCGGCGGTGACGGCTGCGACATCCTGCAGCAGGGCATCGACAAGGGCACGGGTCTGCGGGAGCTGGCAAGGCTCGCCGGTCTTGACCCGGCGGAATGCGTGGCCGTGGGTGATGGGGACAACGATGTGGCAATGCTGCAGGCGGCAGGCCTCGGCATTGCCATGGGCAACGGCAGCGCCGCCGCAAAGGCCGCCGCAGACCGCATCGGCCCCGATGCCGAACCGCACGGCATTGCGGAGCTGTGCCGTACCCTCTGGCCGGAGGCGTTTTGA
- a CDS encoding DNA-deoxyinosine glycosylase encodes MAEYTHVGPGLPPLHGVQANALILGSFPSPKSREQGFFYGHKQNRFWPMIAAVTGEPVPDWADIEAKKRIILRHGLAVWDTIGACDIRGASDASIRNAVPNDVAALIRQLGVQVVFCNGAASGRIYAKYAEPLTHLPAVVLPSTSPANAAWSPARLQAVWGAALAPFLHADGCK; translated from the coding sequence ATGGCTGAGTACACCCATGTGGGGCCGGGCCTGCCGCCGCTGCACGGGGTGCAGGCCAATGCACTGATTTTGGGCAGCTTTCCCAGCCCCAAAAGCCGGGAGCAGGGCTTTTTCTACGGCCACAAGCAGAACCGCTTCTGGCCAATGATCGCCGCCGTGACCGGTGAGCCTGTGCCCGATTGGGCGGACATTGAGGCGAAGAAACGCATCATCCTGCGCCACGGTCTGGCCGTGTGGGATACCATCGGCGCATGCGACATACGCGGGGCGTCAGATGCGTCCATCCGCAACGCGGTGCCGAACGATGTGGCGGCGCTGATCCGGCAGCTGGGGGTGCAGGTGGTCTTTTGCAATGGCGCGGCATCCGGTCGTATCTACGCCAAATATGCAGAGCCTCTGACCCACCTGCCCGCTGTGGTGCTGCCCAGCACCAGCCCCGCCAACGCCGCATGGTCCCCTGCGCGCCTGCAGGCGGTCTGGGGCGCGGCGCTGGCACCATTTTTGCACGCGGATGGTTGCAAGTGA
- a CDS encoding 5-bromo-4-chloroindolyl phosphate hydrolysis family protein, with protein sequence MSKWQEKTKRPVLPIYMAALVWPVGALLLPPYRLSNLLILAGLSLIAYAVGTKLCPTRVVRTLIPYATGSEDVDAMLNGIAANLDALHKLNEAIPDPQLSAAMERMEKAGRSIAAVVEKTPDKARAIDRFARYYLPETVKLMATYAALEQNGVKGENAAQIESELRRNAATTATAFENQLDALYSAEAMDISTDIEVLDSILKSQNLAK encoded by the coding sequence ATGAGCAAATGGCAGGAAAAAACCAAACGCCCGGTGCTGCCCATTTATATGGCGGCGCTGGTGTGGCCGGTCGGGGCGCTGCTGCTGCCGCCGTACCGCCTTTCCAACCTGCTGATTCTTGCGGGGCTGAGCCTGATCGCCTACGCAGTGGGGACAAAGCTCTGCCCCACCCGCGTGGTGCGCACGCTGATCCCCTACGCCACCGGCAGTGAGGATGTGGACGCGATGCTCAACGGCATTGCCGCCAATCTGGATGCACTGCACAAGCTGAACGAAGCGATCCCTGACCCGCAGCTTTCCGCTGCGATGGAGCGGATGGAAAAGGCGGGCCGCAGCATTGCCGCTGTGGTTGAAAAAACGCCCGATAAAGCGCGTGCCATCGACCGCTTTGCGCGCTATTACCTGCCGGAGACCGTAAAGCTGATGGCCACCTATGCCGCGCTGGAGCAAAACGGTGTCAAGGGGGAGAATGCCGCCCAGATCGAATCGGAGCTGCGCCGCAACGCCGCGACCACCGCGACCGCCTTTGAAAACCAGCTTGACGCGCTGTACAGCGCAGAGGCAATGGATATTTCTACTGATATTGAGGTGCTGGACAGTATCCTGAAGAGCCAGAACCTTGCGAAATAA
- a CDS encoding toxic anion resistance protein, translating to MADLNNELNVPAAPSLTFDAAPAAPTLTLDPAADEKVIEESKKATPMQVEDTPLSPEEQKMVNDFAEKIDITNSQMVLQYGAASQKKLSDFSETALSRVKTKDMGETGELITSLISELQGFDAGAEQPKGIFGFFKKTTNSIEQLKTRYDSADKNVERIKAQLEDHQVTLMKDITMLDKMYELNLVYFKELTMYILAGKKKLAEVRANDLKAAQEKAQRTQLPEDAQAARDLADLCDRFEKKLYDLELTRNVSIQMGPQIRLIQSNDTMMAEKIQTTIVNTIPLWKNQMVLALGIAHSQQAMQAERAVTDATNELLKKNAATLKQGTIEIAKESERGIVDIETLQQTNKQLIETLDELNKIRADGKAKRANAEQELGRIEGELRQKMLEINS from the coding sequence ATGGCTGATCTGAACAATGAACTGAATGTCCCCGCCGCCCCTTCCCTGACCTTTGACGCCGCCCCGGCGGCTCCCACGCTGACGCTGGATCCCGCTGCGGATGAAAAGGTCATCGAGGAGAGCAAAAAAGCGACCCCCATGCAGGTCGAGGATACCCCCCTCTCCCCCGAGGAGCAGAAGATGGTGAATGACTTCGCTGAGAAGATCGACATCACCAACTCCCAGATGGTGCTGCAGTACGGTGCTGCCAGCCAGAAAAAGCTGAGCGATTTTTCCGAGACGGCGCTCTCTCGCGTCAAGACGAAGGACATGGGGGAAACCGGCGAGCTGATTACGAGCCTGATTTCCGAGCTGCAGGGCTTTGATGCCGGTGCCGAGCAGCCCAAGGGCATCTTCGGCTTCTTTAAAAAGACCACCAACAGCATCGAACAGCTCAAGACCCGCTACGACAGCGCCGACAAGAATGTTGAGCGCATCAAGGCTCAGCTGGAGGATCATCAGGTCACCCTGATGAAGGACATCACGATGCTGGACAAGATGTATGAGCTGAACCTTGTCTACTTCAAGGAGCTGACGATGTACATTCTGGCCGGCAAAAAGAAGCTGGCCGAGGTCCGCGCCAACGACCTGAAGGCTGCGCAGGAGAAAGCCCAGCGCACCCAGCTGCCCGAGGATGCACAGGCGGCCCGCGATCTGGCCGATCTCTGCGACCGGTTTGAGAAAAAGCTGTACGATCTGGAGCTGACCCGCAATGTTTCCATCCAGATGGGGCCCCAGATCCGGCTGATCCAGTCCAATGACACGATGATGGCCGAGAAAATCCAGACCACCATCGTCAACACCATCCCGCTGTGGAAGAACCAGATGGTGCTGGCGCTGGGCATTGCCCACAGCCAGCAGGCCATGCAGGCCGAGCGCGCCGTGACCGATGCCACGAACGAGCTGCTGAAAAAGAACGCCGCAACCCTCAAGCAGGGCACCATCGAGATTGCCAAGGAGTCCGAGCGCGGCATCGTGGACATCGAGACCCTGCAGCAGACGAACAAGCAGCTGATCGAAACGCTGGACGAGCTGAACAAAATCCGTGCCGACGGCAAGGCCAAGCGCGCCAATGCCGAGCAGGAGCTGGGCCGCATCGAGGGCGAACTGCGCCAGAAGATGCTTGAGATCAACAGCTGA
- a CDS encoding TPM domain-containing protein, with amino-acid sequence MKLKTFAGRAAAAGAVLAALVLAALPVWAAPRVQVDKKNAVADHADILSAETENYINDISISLSDACGAQIGVYTVDELLGNTTMEGFAYNVFNDWELGSADQNNGVLLLLAPYEADGGDYYIMRGSGLESRLSFSTLGSLLDEYMEPYWATGDYDTGTQKTVQALADRLCSIYGVTLDSGYTANTAARGGVNVMGMILLIIAAILIIWITTVVLRPRGPRPPRRGGRGGSIGSNMFWYGMGRASRRPRRPPPPPPPPYGGFGPGPGGPRPGGPRPSGGPRPSGGFRAGGGFTSGGGAGRSRPSGGFGSSRPSGGGFRSGGGSTRGGGVGRHH; translated from the coding sequence ATGAAACTGAAAACATTTGCCGGGCGCGCGGCGGCCGCAGGTGCGGTGCTTGCGGCGCTGGTGCTGGCGGCGCTGCCCGTCTGGGCAGCACCCCGCGTGCAGGTGGATAAGAAAAACGCCGTGGCTGACCACGCGGACATTCTTTCCGCCGAAACGGAAAACTACATCAATGACATTTCAATCAGCTTGTCCGATGCCTGCGGCGCGCAGATCGGCGTTTACACGGTCGATGAGCTGCTGGGCAACACGACAATGGAGGGCTTTGCCTACAATGTCTTTAACGACTGGGAGCTTGGCTCTGCCGACCAGAACAATGGTGTGCTGCTGCTGCTGGCCCCCTATGAGGCCGACGGCGGCGACTACTACATCATGCGCGGCTCCGGGCTGGAAAGCCGCCTGTCCTTCAGCACGCTGGGTTCCCTTCTGGACGAGTACATGGAGCCCTATTGGGCTACCGGTGATTACGACACCGGCACCCAAAAGACCGTGCAGGCGCTGGCCGACCGGCTGTGCAGCATCTACGGTGTGACGCTGGACAGCGGTTACACCGCCAACACGGCCGCACGCGGAGGGGTGAATGTGATGGGCATGATCCTTCTGATCATTGCGGCGATCCTTATCATCTGGATCACCACGGTAGTGCTGCGTCCCCGCGGCCCGCGTCCCCCGCGGCGCGGCGGCCGTGGCGGCAGTATCGGCAGCAATATGTTCTGGTACGGCATGGGCCGCGCATCCCGGAGGCCCCGCCGCCCGCCGCCTCCTCCCCCGCCGCCCTACGGCGGCTTCGGCCCCGGCCCGGGCGGCCCGCGTCCCGGCGGGCCAAGACCCTCCGGTGGGCCGCGTCCTTCGGGCGGATTCCGCGCAGGCGGCGGCTTTACCAGTGGCGGCGGTGCAGGCCGCAGCCGTCCCTCCGGCGGGTTTGGCAGTTCGCGTCCCTCGGGCGGCGGGTTCCGCTCGGGCGGCGGCTCCACACGCGGCGGCGGTGTGGGGCGGCACCATTAA